A genomic stretch from Prochlorococcus marinus str. MIT 9312 includes:
- a CDS encoding aspartoacylase codes for MTVQRILIVAGTHGNEINPIWAVKQFNRNENSLKHGIEYEYIIGNPIAYEKGCRYIDADLNRSFKKSKNYDQNENSFYEISRANFLVDQFGINGSKPCQIAIDLHTTTANMGTSIVMYGRRFKDFCLAALLQNKFGLPIYLHEKDKSQTGFLVEAWPCGLVIEIGAVAQNFYDPKIINRFLIIISSLRDEIDKLKKNLIELPKDLVVHVHQGSVDYPRDEKGDIDGLIHPKRINRDWKMIKKGDPLFLNSQGIIYKYDGDQFIWPVFIGEVAYKEKQIAMSYTNKEVICSKNEWVQEFHRL; via the coding sequence ATGACTGTTCAAAGAATACTTATCGTTGCAGGCACTCATGGGAATGAAATTAATCCTATTTGGGCTGTTAAGCAATTTAATAGAAATGAGAATAGTTTAAAACATGGGATTGAGTATGAGTACATCATAGGTAATCCTATTGCCTATGAAAAAGGCTGTAGATATATAGATGCAGATTTAAATAGATCTTTTAAAAAAAGTAAGAATTATGATCAAAACGAGAATAGTTTTTATGAAATTAGTAGAGCTAATTTTTTAGTAGATCAATTTGGAATTAATGGTTCTAAACCCTGTCAAATTGCTATCGATTTGCATACTACTACTGCAAATATGGGAACAAGTATTGTTATGTATGGGAGGAGATTTAAAGATTTTTGTTTAGCTGCATTACTCCAGAATAAATTTGGATTGCCTATTTATTTACACGAAAAAGATAAATCCCAAACAGGGTTTCTTGTAGAAGCTTGGCCATGTGGCTTAGTTATTGAAATAGGAGCTGTCGCACAAAATTTTTATGATCCAAAAATCATAAATAGATTTTTAATAATAATTAGCTCTTTAAGGGACGAGATAGATAAATTGAAAAAAAACCTTATAGAACTACCAAAGGATTTGGTCGTTCACGTTCATCAAGGGAGTGTAGATTATCCAAGAGATGAAAAAGGAGATATTGATGGCTTAATTCATCCAAAGAGAATAAACAGAGATTGGAAAATGATTAAAAAAGGAGATCCATTATTTCTTAATAGCCAAGGGATTATTTATAAATATGATGGAGACCAGTTTATTTGGCCTGTTTTTATTGGCGAAGTTGCTTACAAAGAAAAACAAATTGCGATGAGCTATACAAATAAAGAAGTGATTTGTTCCAAAAATGAATGGGTTCAAGAGTTTCACAGACTTTAA
- the aroC gene encoding chorismate synthase: MSSSFGKIFRVSTFGESHGGGVGVILDGCPPKLKIDIKLIQNELDRRRPGQSDITTPRNEDDKIEILSGIKEGLTLGTPIAMLVRNKDQRPGDYNNLEQVFRPSHADGTYHLKYGIQAGSGGGRASARETIGRVAAGAVAKQLLKNLCNTEILSWVKRIHDIDSDVNKEKISLNKIDSNIVRCPDEKVSAEMIDRIKDLKRQGDSCGGVIECLVRNVPSGLGMPVFDKLEADLAKALMSLPATKGFEIGSGFSGTYLKGSEHNDSFIKSDDISKLRTTSNNSGGIQGGISNGENIEMKIAFKPTATIGKEQKTVNAEGKEVLMKAKGRHDPCVLPRAVPMVDAMVALVLADHLLLNNAQCGLMKN, from the coding sequence ATGAGTAGTAGTTTTGGAAAAATTTTTCGGGTTAGTACTTTTGGAGAATCACATGGCGGTGGAGTAGGAGTTATCCTTGATGGATGTCCACCTAAGTTAAAAATAGATATAAAACTGATACAAAATGAATTAGATAGGCGTAGACCTGGTCAAAGTGACATTACAACACCACGAAATGAAGACGATAAAATTGAGATATTAAGTGGGATAAAGGAAGGTTTAACACTTGGAACTCCAATAGCGATGTTGGTAAGAAACAAGGATCAAAGACCAGGAGATTATAATAATTTGGAGCAAGTATTTAGACCATCTCATGCAGATGGTACATATCATCTGAAATATGGAATTCAGGCTGGTTCTGGAGGTGGAAGAGCGTCTGCAAGAGAAACAATTGGGCGAGTAGCAGCTGGTGCTGTAGCAAAACAATTATTAAAAAACTTGTGTAACACTGAAATATTATCTTGGGTAAAGCGTATACATGATATTGATTCTGATGTAAATAAAGAGAAGATTTCTCTCAATAAAATAGATTCTAATATTGTCAGATGTCCTGATGAAAAGGTATCAGCAGAAATGATCGATAGAATTAAGGATTTAAAGCGTCAAGGAGACTCTTGTGGAGGTGTAATTGAATGTCTGGTAAGGAATGTTCCGTCTGGTCTTGGGATGCCTGTTTTTGATAAATTGGAAGCTGATTTAGCGAAGGCTTTGATGTCTTTGCCAGCCACGAAAGGCTTTGAAATAGGTTCAGGTTTCTCTGGAACTTATTTAAAAGGAAGCGAACATAATGATTCATTCATTAAGTCTGATGATATTAGTAAGTTAAGAACAACATCTAACAATTCAGGAGGTATACAGGGCGGAATAAGTAATGGAGAAAATATTGAGATGAAGATAGCTTTTAAACCCACAGCAACCATTGGGAAAGAACAGAAAACCGTAAATGCTGAAGGGAAAGAAGTATTGATGAAAGCAAAAGGGAGACATGATCCATGCGTTCTACCAAGAGCAGTTCCTATGGTTGACGCTATGGTCGCTTTAGTACTTGCTGATCATTTGCTTCTGAATAATGCTCAATGTGGATTAATGAAAAATTAG
- the obgE gene encoding GTPase ObgE, protein MQFIDQANIILKAGKGGNGIVSFRREKFVPAGGPSGGNGGRGGSIILVADNNLQTLLDFKFKREIIAEDGCKGGPNKRSGASGEDTILKVPCGTEIRDFKTGIILGDLTKNKESLTIAIGGRGGHGNAYYLSNQNRAPESFTEGQDGEIWEVQLELKLLAEVGIIGLPNAGKSTLISVLSSARPKIANYPFTTLIPNLGVVRKVDGNGCLFADIPGLISGAADGVGLGHDFLRHIQRTKILVHLIDSIAENPIHDFEIIEQELRKYGKGLIDKERIIVLNKMELVDDDYLQIITKKLEELSKKKVLAISSSLKKGLSSLLFEVWKRI, encoded by the coding sequence GTGCAATTTATTGATCAAGCAAACATTATTCTTAAAGCTGGAAAAGGTGGGAATGGAATAGTTTCATTTAGAAGAGAAAAATTCGTTCCTGCTGGAGGACCATCGGGGGGGAATGGTGGCAGAGGGGGGTCAATAATATTGGTGGCTGATAATAATCTTCAAACATTATTAGATTTTAAATTCAAAAGAGAAATAATTGCTGAAGATGGATGCAAAGGAGGTCCTAATAAAAGATCTGGTGCTTCAGGTGAGGATACAATCCTTAAAGTTCCTTGCGGTACAGAAATAAGGGATTTTAAAACCGGCATTATTTTAGGAGACTTAACTAAAAATAAAGAGAGTTTAACTATTGCCATTGGGGGAAGAGGTGGACATGGTAATGCTTACTATTTAAGTAATCAAAATAGAGCCCCAGAATCATTTACTGAAGGACAAGATGGTGAGATATGGGAGGTTCAATTAGAACTTAAACTCCTTGCAGAGGTCGGGATTATAGGCCTACCAAATGCAGGGAAAAGTACTTTAATATCCGTCCTGTCATCTGCTCGTCCAAAAATAGCAAACTATCCTTTCACAACTTTAATACCTAACTTAGGTGTAGTTAGAAAAGTAGATGGAAATGGTTGTCTTTTTGCCGATATACCTGGATTAATATCAGGGGCAGCAGATGGAGTAGGTTTAGGTCATGATTTTTTGAGGCACATTCAAAGAACGAAGATACTTGTGCACTTAATTGATTCAATTGCAGAAAATCCTATTCATGATTTTGAGATAATTGAGCAGGAATTAAGAAAATATGGAAAAGGTCTTATAGACAAAGAGAGGATAATAGTATTAAATAAAATGGAACTTGTAGATGATGATTATTTGCAAATAATCACAAAAAAGTTAGAAGAATTATCTAAAAAAAAAGTTTTAGCAATTTCTTCATCTTTAAAAAAAGGTTTATCTTCACTGCTTTTTGAGGTATGGAAAAGGATCTAA
- a CDS encoding bifunctional 4-hydroxy-2-oxoglutarate aldolase/2-dehydro-3-deoxy-phosphogluconate aldolase produces MNNKEDSFSELLKKESFFLLIKPEDNIYSNTSIRNSFFDELESLVKVGLKNIEISWSNNENWLDFVSDIKVKYPRINLGSASVVNKQSIEDSLKIGLNFSMMKFWDKDLFNYAKSKNYLLIPGIKNLKDLEEAINLNCNIIKIYPIKSKDSSIDIIKYKNIDFIAAGGLSINDVKNYKSLGYKAIVIGDKGIKNKNFDPKIFEWLENS; encoded by the coding sequence ATGAATAATAAAGAAGATTCTTTTTCGGAGTTACTGAAAAAAGAATCTTTTTTTTTACTTATAAAACCTGAAGATAATATTTACTCAAATACCTCTATAAGGAATTCATTTTTCGACGAATTAGAAAGCTTAGTAAAAGTAGGATTAAAGAATATTGAAATAAGTTGGTCTAACAACGAAAATTGGTTAGATTTTGTATCCGATATCAAAGTCAAATATCCAAGAATTAATTTAGGCTCTGCTTCCGTAGTTAATAAGCAATCAATAGAAGATTCTTTAAAAATTGGATTAAATTTTTCGATGATGAAATTTTGGGATAAAGATCTTTTCAATTATGCGAAGTCAAAAAATTATTTATTAATTCCCGGAATTAAAAATTTAAAAGATCTTGAGGAAGCGATAAATTTAAATTGCAACATTATCAAAATTTATCCAATAAAAAGTAAAGATAGTTCGATAGATATAATCAAATATAAAAATATTGATTTCATTGCTGCTGGAGGACTATCAATCAATGATGTAAAAAATTATAAATCTTTAGGATATAAAGCAATCGTAATTGGAGATAAAGGTATAAAAAATAAAAATTTTGATCCAAAAATATTTGAATGGCTCGAAAATAGTTAA
- a CDS encoding CP12 domain-containing protein, translated as MKSIDEHIEKDQSEIESAKAEGNLPKVRHLTEELKELEEYKDHHPEDKHDPNALELFCDANPDEPKCLVYDD; from the coding sequence ATGAAATCCATTGACGAACACATCGAAAAAGATCAATCGGAAATCGAATCTGCTAAAGCAGAGGGCAATCTTCCAAAGGTCAGACATCTAACTGAAGAACTAAAAGAACTCGAAGAGTATAAAGATCATCATCCAGAGGATAAACATGATCCAAATGCTTTAGAATTATTTTGTGATGCCAACCCAGATGAACCAAAGTGTCTTGTTTATGATGATTAA
- the psbA gene encoding photosystem II q(b) protein, with protein MTTIQQQRSSLLKGWPQFCEWVTSTNNRIYVGWFGVLMIPCLLAAAACFIVAFIAAPPVDIDGIREPVAGSFLYGNNIISGAVVPSSNAIGLHFYPIWEAATVDEWLYNGGPYQLVIFHFLIGISAYMGRQWELSYRLGMRPWICVAYSAPVSAAFAVFLVYPFGQGSFSDGMPLGISGTFNFMFVFQAEHNILMHPFHMAGVAGMFGGSLFSAMHGSLVTSSLIRETTETESQNYGYKFGQEEETYNIVAAHGYFGRLIFQYASFNNSRSLHFFLAVFPVVCVWLTSMGICTMAFNLNGFNFNQSVVDANGKIVPTWGDVLNRANLGMEVMHERNAHNFPLDLAAAESTTVALSAPAIG; from the coding sequence ATGACAACTATTCAGCAGCAGCGTTCTTCGCTGTTAAAGGGTTGGCCACAGTTTTGTGAGTGGGTAACATCAACTAACAACAGAATTTATGTTGGTTGGTTCGGCGTCTTAATGATCCCATGCCTACTTGCAGCAGCGGCTTGCTTCATCGTTGCATTCATCGCAGCACCACCAGTAGACATCGACGGAATTAGAGAGCCAGTTGCTGGTTCATTCCTATATGGAAACAACATCATCTCAGGTGCAGTTGTTCCTTCATCCAACGCTATTGGTCTACACTTCTACCCAATTTGGGAAGCAGCTACTGTAGATGAGTGGTTATACAACGGTGGTCCTTACCAGCTTGTAATTTTCCACTTCCTAATCGGTATCTCAGCATACATGGGAAGACAGTGGGAGCTTTCATACCGTTTAGGTATGCGTCCTTGGATCTGTGTTGCATACTCTGCACCAGTTTCAGCAGCTTTCGCAGTATTTCTTGTATATCCATTCGGTCAAGGTTCATTCTCTGACGGAATGCCTTTAGGTATCTCTGGAACATTCAACTTCATGTTTGTTTTCCAGGCAGAGCACAACATTCTTATGCACCCATTCCACATGGCTGGTGTTGCTGGTATGTTCGGAGGATCTCTATTCTCAGCTATGCACGGTTCACTTGTTACTTCATCTCTAATCAGAGAAACAACTGAGACAGAGTCTCAGAACTATGGTTACAAGTTCGGACAAGAAGAAGAAACATATAACATCGTTGCAGCTCATGGCTACTTCGGTCGTTTGATCTTCCAATATGCAAGTTTCAACAACAGCAGAAGTCTTCACTTCTTCCTAGCTGTATTCCCAGTTGTTTGTGTATGGTTAACTTCAATGGGTATCTGCACAATGGCATTCAACCTTAACGGTTTCAACTTCAACCAGTCAGTTGTTGATGCAAACGGTAAGATTGTTCCTACATGGGGTGACGTTCTTAACAGAGCAAACCTAGGTATGGAAGTAATGCACGAGCGTAACGCTCACAACTTCCCACTTGATCTAGCAGCAGCTGAGTCTACAACAGTAGCTCTTTCAGCTCCAGCTATCGGTTAA
- a CDS encoding glutathione S-transferase: MQNKYLIKASKKFWFWFWMQLMNGFAPSDIQGNYKRPLGITINSEYDINNENGEICLLVGNSCPWCQRTLLVHKIKQLSKEVKVVFLKADVEHGEWIFNKNFKGCTRLSDLYKKANKKIIFRATLPLLISFVKDKVNIISNESSQIIRLLNSIESKSKDNILTIKDCNQKILDLIHNNINDGVYKCGFARNQSAYEKASKNLFAALNEIEDTMSRNKGDWIFGEELTYADIYLFPTLIRWELIYSKLFKCTEQELSYFEEIIEWRLKFFKISNVDKTCFDNEWKKDYYKALFPLNPNQIIPVLPSLREIIRSES, translated from the coding sequence ATGCAAAATAAATACCTAATCAAGGCCTCCAAGAAATTTTGGTTTTGGTTTTGGATGCAATTGATGAATGGTTTCGCACCATCAGATATACAAGGTAATTATAAAAGGCCTTTAGGAATAACAATTAATAGTGAATACGATATTAATAATGAAAATGGAGAAATTTGTTTGTTGGTAGGTAATTCTTGTCCTTGGTGTCAAAGAACATTACTCGTCCATAAAATAAAACAACTATCTAAAGAAGTTAAAGTTGTTTTTTTAAAAGCAGATGTTGAGCATGGCGAATGGATTTTCAATAAAAATTTTAAAGGTTGTACAAGGCTTTCTGACCTTTACAAAAAAGCTAATAAAAAAATAATTTTCAGAGCGACATTACCTCTTTTAATTAGTTTTGTAAAAGATAAAGTAAATATAATATCTAATGAAAGTTCTCAAATAATAAGGTTACTTAACTCAATAGAAAGTAAGTCAAAAGACAATATATTGACAATCAAAGACTGTAATCAAAAAATTTTAGATTTAATTCATAACAACATAAATGATGGAGTATATAAGTGCGGATTCGCCAGGAACCAGTCAGCATATGAAAAAGCTAGTAAAAATCTTTTCGCAGCCTTAAACGAGATCGAAGATACAATGAGCCGGAATAAAGGAGATTGGATATTTGGAGAAGAGTTAACTTACGCAGATATTTACCTTTTCCCAACACTCATAAGATGGGAATTGATATATAGCAAACTTTTTAAATGTACTGAACAAGAACTATCTTATTTTGAAGAAATCATTGAATGGAGATTAAAATTTTTTAAAATATCAAATGTAGATAAGACTTGTTTTGACAATGAATGGAAAAAAGATTACTACAAAGCTTTGTTCCCTTTAAACCCAAATCAAATAATCCCAGTATTACCATCACTAAGGGAAATAATTAGATCAGAGTCTTAA